One Filimonas effusa genomic window carries:
- a CDS encoding DUF3560 domain-containing protein: MKHNFEQRKQNRIDNAIEQSEKNTRLSVQQYNEADKIASFIPMGQPILIGHHSEKRHRRDLDRIHNLHGQSIKSTEKAAYYADKAKTIESNTAIFSDDPQALDKLRTKLKEYEDLQTYMKAVNKCIKKKDKEAFLKLPGSSEEKWIDLNTPDCCKQIGFPHYKLTNNGAEIRRLKARIKQLENVEKWESSESEHNGVTLRINVEANRVQLLFPGKPEEKIRSILKSHCFRWTPSEKAWQRHLNGSGIYAAKSALRDIANKTLPQKEEPAQGDVLPDSQD, translated from the coding sequence ATGAAACACAATTTTGAACAACGCAAGCAGAACCGCATTGATAATGCTATTGAACAATCTGAAAAGAATACCCGTTTGTCGGTGCAGCAATATAATGAAGCGGATAAAATAGCATCATTTATTCCAATGGGCCAGCCGATTTTGATAGGGCATCATTCAGAAAAAAGGCACCGCCGCGACCTGGATCGAATACACAATTTACACGGCCAGTCCATTAAATCAACTGAAAAGGCCGCCTATTATGCTGATAAGGCAAAAACCATTGAAAGCAACACCGCTATTTTCTCCGATGATCCGCAGGCGCTGGATAAACTTCGTACAAAATTAAAGGAGTATGAAGACCTGCAAACCTATATGAAGGCTGTTAATAAGTGCATCAAAAAGAAGGATAAAGAAGCATTTTTAAAGTTACCCGGAAGCAGTGAAGAGAAATGGATCGATTTAAATACTCCAGATTGTTGTAAACAAATAGGTTTCCCTCATTACAAATTGACAAATAACGGTGCCGAAATTAGAAGATTGAAAGCACGTATTAAGCAATTAGAGAACGTGGAGAAATGGGAATCTTCCGAATCAGAACACAATGGCGTTACACTTAGAATAAACGTGGAAGCCAACCGCGTACAATTGTTATTCCCAGGTAAACCGGAAGAAAAAATCAGATCTATTTTAAAATCCCATTGTTTTCGTTGGACACCTTCAGAAAAGGCTTGGCAGCGGCATTTAAACGGTTCCGGCATCTACGCCGCAAAATCTGCTTTGCGTGACATTGCTAATAAAACGCTTCCACAAAAAGAAGAACCTGCACAGGGGGACGTATTGCCAGACAGTCAGGATTGA